A portion of the Calothrix sp. 336/3 genome contains these proteins:
- a CDS encoding glycosyltransferase family 4 protein → MNKSKNLRIALLLPSVELGAYWQPVLHSLRNIYHETILYTGRVWPNFDTTAPSAEAIELVGKVQLLETQKVSKGYNQVFILLSPNIIGRLLDFKPDVIFASSYSLWTLFALLFKPLGRWQLVIAYEGSAPNVDHRNSKFRTFIRWLISRFSDAFITNSNEGKKYLVDVLGVNPSHIFAQPYMVPESEALLQKVRESSSSVCQKTQHPVFLYVGRLEARKGIDLLLQSCAILKQRGYENYQLQIIGTGPQKDELRNFVENQGLADNIQWIGWVDYGQLGEYFNHADVFVFPSLEDTWGMVVLEAMAFGKPVVCSQWAGASEMVVSQKNGYVFDPYNPSELADMMARLIENPDLVVSMGQQSREIIAQHTPETAAQLFADVTSFVLQK, encoded by the coding sequence ATGAATAAATCGAAAAACTTACGAATTGCTCTACTTTTACCGTCAGTAGAGTTAGGTGCTTATTGGCAACCTGTACTCCACTCCTTACGCAATATTTACCACGAGACAATTCTCTATACAGGTCGTGTTTGGCCTAACTTTGACACTACTGCTCCTAGTGCAGAAGCGATAGAGTTAGTTGGTAAAGTCCAACTGCTAGAAACTCAGAAGGTATCCAAGGGATATAATCAAGTTTTTATTCTGTTATCTCCAAATATTATTGGTCGTTTACTTGATTTTAAACCGGATGTCATTTTTGCTAGCTCTTATTCTTTGTGGACTTTATTTGCATTACTATTTAAGCCCTTGGGTAGATGGCAATTAGTGATTGCCTACGAAGGTAGTGCACCGAATGTAGATCATCGAAATTCTAAATTTCGTACTTTTATCCGATGGCTGATATCTCGTTTTTCTGATGCTTTTATTACAAATAGTAATGAGGGTAAAAAATATCTTGTAGATGTCTTAGGAGTTAATCCAAGCCATATATTTGCTCAACCTTATATGGTTCCTGAATCTGAAGCTCTTCTGCAAAAAGTTAGGGAATCTTCGTCTAGCGTATGCCAGAAAACACAACATCCGGTATTTCTTTACGTGGGTAGATTAGAGGCAAGGAAAGGTATTGATTTACTTTTGCAATCCTGTGCAATTTTGAAGCAAAGGGGTTATGAAAATTACCAGTTACAAATTATTGGTACTGGTCCACAAAAAGATGAACTAAGAAACTTTGTAGAAAATCAGGGTCTTGCAGATAACATCCAATGGATAGGTTGGGTTGATTATGGACAATTGGGTGAATATTTCAATCATGCAGATGTCTTTGTTTTCCCATCTCTAGAAGATACCTGGGGAATGGTAGTACTAGAGGCAATGGCTTTTGGTAAACCTGTTGTCTGTTCTCAATGGGCAGGAGCATCTGAGATGGTGGTTTCACAGAAGAATGGTTATGTATTTGACCCCTATAATCCTTCTGAACTTGCAGATATGATGGCACGTTTGATAGAAAATCCTGATTTGGTAGTTTCTATGGGGCAACAGTCTCGTGAAATTATTGCACAACATACACCGGAAACGGCAGCACAGTTGTTTGCAGATGTGACTTCTTTTGTTTTGCAAAAATAG
- a CDS encoding glycosyltransferase family 4 protein: MKILLSAYFCEPGKGSEEGVGWNTAIETAKYHETWVLTRSENRLSIESELARNPVPQLYFVYFDLPFWTSKWEYGQRGIQFHYYLWQLWAYFVVRPLHKKIGFDLTRHVTFVRYWSPSLISFLDTPFLWGPVGGGESAPKAFWVDFSLRGKIYETFRDLVRWIGEHDPFVKGTAERSTFVLATTQDTANRLRLMGVKNLQIFPETALPQKEIENLASFPISESSTIRFISMGRFLHWKGFHLSVRAFAQANLPDNCEYWLLGEGGERERLQNLIEELGISSRVKLLGKLPRDKSLQKLQECHVLVHPSLHDSGGWVCLEAMAAGRPVICLDLGGPGAQVTDETGIKISAHTPEQAIGDLARAMEVLATDAERRSRMGKAGQQRVREHYTWESRGKLLAQTYIDIVEKINPQRVQLNQSNKYLS, from the coding sequence ATGAAAATTTTGCTTTCAGCGTATTTCTGTGAACCTGGTAAAGGTTCGGAGGAAGGGGTGGGTTGGAATACAGCCATAGAAACAGCAAAATACCATGAGACTTGGGTACTAACACGTTCTGAAAATCGTTTGAGTATCGAGTCTGAGTTAGCCCGTAATCCTGTTCCTCAATTATATTTTGTCTACTTTGATTTGCCATTTTGGACTAGTAAATGGGAATATGGGCAGCGTGGGATTCAATTCCATTATTATCTGTGGCAATTATGGGCATATTTCGTAGTTCGTCCTCTCCACAAAAAAATAGGTTTTGACTTAACACGTCATGTGACTTTTGTGAGGTATTGGTCTCCTAGTTTAATTTCCTTTTTGGACACACCTTTTCTTTGGGGTCCGGTTGGTGGTGGTGAGTCTGCTCCCAAAGCATTTTGGGTTGATTTTAGTTTACGCGGAAAAATCTATGAAACATTTCGAGACTTGGTACGTTGGATAGGTGAACATGACCCGTTTGTGAAGGGAACTGCTGAACGTAGTACATTTGTTTTGGCGACAACCCAGGATACTGCCAATCGTTTACGTTTAATGGGTGTGAAAAACTTACAGATTTTTCCTGAAACTGCTTTACCTCAAAAAGAGATAGAAAATCTGGCTTCGTTTCCTATATCTGAGAGTTCTACAATTAGATTTATCAGTATGGGTAGGTTTTTGCATTGGAAAGGTTTTCACTTGAGTGTGCGTGCTTTTGCTCAAGCAAACCTTCCTGATAATTGTGAGTATTGGTTGTTGGGAGAGGGTGGGGAACGAGAACGACTTCAGAATTTAATTGAAGAGTTAGGTATTAGCTCACGGGTTAAACTTTTAGGCAAACTTCCACGGGATAAATCTTTGCAGAAACTGCAAGAATGTCATGTTCTGGTTCATCCTAGTTTGCATGACTCCGGTGGTTGGGTATGTTTAGAAGCTATGGCAGCAGGTCGTCCAGTAATTTGTCTAGATTTGGGAGGACCAGGAGCGCAAGTTACTGATGAGACTGGGATAAAAATCTCTGCACATACACCTGAGCAAGCAATTGGTGATTTAGCTAGAGCTATGGAAGTTTTAGCCACAGATGCTGAACGGCGATCGCGCATGGGAAAAGCTGGTCAGCAAAGAGTCCGCGAACATTACACTTGGGAGTCACGCGGAAAGTTATTAGCTCAAACCTATATAGACATCGTGGAAAAAATTAACCCACAAAGGGTACAACTTAACCAATCAAACAAATACCTATCTTAA
- a CDS encoding glycosyltransferase family 2 protein — MEIKRLAVLMTCHNRRAKTLACLEALFRQETTFNIQTQVYLVDDGSSDGTGDAIRHHYPQVKVLLGNGNLFWNRGMRLAFAEAMKSNYDYYLWLNDDTLLYKNALETLFQASKKLIHQGHRHSVVVGSTQDIKTGVFTYGGMEKQSWWHPLKFRPIEPEEGIKPCLTMNGNCVLIPQEVAKAVGNLDASFSHSTGDVDYGLRVQKQGGNIWIASGYIGTCEYNPLRQQAWDDLSLSLKERWEKINQPRGLPIKEWKVFCHRHAGAFWMIYWLLPYARLTLKTVKI, encoded by the coding sequence ATGGAAATAAAACGTCTAGCTGTACTCATGACTTGTCATAATCGACGAGCCAAGACTTTAGCTTGTTTAGAGGCATTATTCCGACAAGAAACTACATTCAATATCCAAACACAAGTTTATTTAGTAGATGATGGTAGTAGCGATGGTACAGGAGATGCCATACGTCATCATTATCCACAAGTGAAAGTATTATTAGGTAACGGTAATCTCTTCTGGAATAGAGGGATGCGACTGGCTTTTGCTGAAGCGATGAAATCTAATTATGATTATTATCTGTGGTTAAATGATGATACATTACTTTATAAAAATGCTTTAGAAACTTTGTTTCAAGCCTCCAAAAAATTAATTCATCAAGGACATCGTCACTCAGTAGTTGTAGGTTCTACCCAAGATATAAAAACGGGTGTATTTACCTACGGAGGTATGGAAAAACAAAGCTGGTGGCATCCTTTGAAGTTTCGCCCTATTGAGCCAGAAGAAGGAATAAAACCTTGTTTAACAATGAATGGTAACTGTGTTCTTATTCCTCAAGAAGTAGCGAAGGCTGTCGGTAATTTAGATGCATCTTTTAGCCATAGTACAGGGGATGTTGACTATGGTCTAAGAGTGCAAAAACAAGGTGGTAATATATGGATAGCTTCTGGATATATAGGAACTTGTGAGTATAACCCTTTACGTCAGCAAGCGTGGGATGATTTATCTCTGAGTCTCAAAGAACGATGGGAAAAAATCAATCAACCTAGAGGCTTACCTATCAAAGAATGGAAAGTATTTTGCCATCGTCATGCGGGAGCTTTTTGGATGATTTACTGGTTACTTCCCTACGCCAGACTGACTCTAAAAACAGTGAAAATTTAA